A stretch of the Longimicrobiales bacterium genome encodes the following:
- a CDS encoding GvpL/GvpF family gas vesicle protein, producing MSDIVYLYGFVPGDTGTADLPAGVDERPVQGIAAAGVLALVSHLPAETYSANLLESRLEDLDWVAARGLAHERVVAWAVDHGEIVPAPLFTLFSSVDALRSDAEQRAAEIAATLERFRGLREWDVKLAYRADVLAQNAAAVSDAVRDLDQEIAAAAPGRRFLLARKRSELLKTEVAGAAHRVASQLFERLQAQAHAAVRLELPRTGAELPVVLSAALLVPRPDEAQIIATLDTERDELRPLGFELSFSGPWAAYRFMGAPPDAGDAPAHVVDGADE from the coding sequence GTGAGCGACATCGTCTACCTGTACGGTTTCGTGCCTGGCGATACCGGCACTGCCGATCTGCCGGCCGGTGTGGATGAGCGGCCGGTCCAGGGCATCGCCGCGGCGGGCGTGCTCGCGCTGGTGAGTCACCTGCCGGCCGAGACATACTCGGCAAACCTGCTCGAGAGCAGGCTGGAGGATCTCGACTGGGTCGCGGCGCGCGGGCTCGCGCACGAGCGCGTGGTTGCATGGGCCGTCGACCATGGCGAGATCGTGCCGGCCCCACTCTTCACGCTGTTCAGCTCGGTCGACGCACTGCGCAGCGATGCCGAGCAGCGCGCCGCGGAGATTGCGGCGACGCTGGAGCGCTTTCGCGGGCTGCGCGAGTGGGACGTCAAGCTCGCCTATCGGGCGGACGTGCTGGCGCAGAACGCGGCAGCTGTTTCGGACGCCGTGCGCGATCTCGACCAGGAGATCGCCGCTGCAGCACCGGGACGCCGCTTCCTGCTCGCGCGCAAGCGCAGCGAGCTGCTGAAGACGGAAGTCGCGGGTGCGGCACACCGCGTCGCGTCACAGCTCTTCGAGCGGCTGCAGGCGCAGGCACACGCGGCGGTTCGGCTCGAGCTGCCGAGGACCGGCGCGGAGCTGCCGGTGGTGCTGAGCGCGGCGCTGCTGGTGCCGCGCCCGGATGAGGCGCAGATCATCGCGACGCTGGATACCGAGCGTGACGAGCTGCGGCCGCTCGGCTTCGAGCTGTCGTTCTCGGGGCCCTGGGCGGCATACCGGTTCATGGGGGCGCCACCCGATGCCGGCGACGCCCCGGCGCACGTCGTGGATGGTGCGG